GTCCTCGGGACCACCGGCGCCCCGCCCTTCGTCGACGAACGCGGGGAGCCGCACACCGCGACCCCCGGGAGAACCCGGCCGCAACCGTAGCGACGCGTCCTCGCCGATCAGCTCGCGACGGGAGTCGGCATAGGCACGCGACAGGAGGTCCTCCGCGACGCCCGACTCGGCGGAATCGCCGTACCACGCCTCCCGGTCGGCGAAAGCCAGCTTGGCCGCCTCCACCGCCACGTGCACCGTGTCGGCGTCGGGCAGACCGTCGACACAGGAGATCCGGTCGCTCATGCCCTCCAAAAGGCGCAACTGCTGCGCCAGGACCGGTCCCTGCGACCACACCCCGAACTTCGCCAGCGTCCGGTCCTCCGGTAGGTCCACCGTCACCGGGTCCTCGTAGCTCGCACGGAACCCGGCCATGTCCTGTCCGGTGATCAACCCGGCATGGTCCCGTCCGGAGTTGTCCCGTACGGGTGTCCGCACAAACCTCTCGACGGCCTCGGCGACAAAGCCCTGTGACCAGGCACGACGTGCGGCGTCGATCCGTGCCTGGCGGTCACCGCCCGCCGCGTCGGCCTCGGCGAGCAAGCGTTCCCAGGTATCGGCCAACGTGGGGTTGCGCAGGAGGGTTCCGGGACGTGGAGCGGCCCCCTCGGTCAGCCACAACGCCGCAGAAGTCGGCCAGTGCTCGGTGAACATCCCACGCACCGTGTCGAGGGTGGTACTGATGCGCTCGACGACGGGGAAGCCGGTGCGCGCGTATCCGATCGCATGGGTGAGGACCTCGCGCAGCGTTTTCGTGCCGTGGTCGCGGAGCAGGGTCAGCCAGGCGTCCCACGCCCCCGGGACGGTGGCCGGAAGCAGACCACTGCCCGGAACGAGATCCAGCCCCGACTCGTCCCGCAGCCGCGGGATGGTGGCGGCTGCGGGAACGGGTCCCTGCCCGCTCAACGCGCGCGGGCGCGGATCACCTGCCGCGGCGAACAGGATGGGGACCTCTCCCCCCGGGCCGTTGAGGTGGGGCTCGACGACCTGGAGCACGAATCCGGCGGCGGTCGCGGCGTCGAAGGCGTTCCCCCCGTCCTCCAGGACGGCCATTCCGGCGGCGGAGGCGAGCCAGTGGGTCGTGGCGACCATGCCGTGCGTACCGGCCAGTTCCGGACGGGTGGTGAACATCCCGACCACCCTAAGGTGTCCATCCCCACGGGCGAACCCCTGTGGACAGGGATCCGGTCGCGGATATGCGCATCACCGCCCGGCCCGGTCGGGCGGATCCGTCGAGCCGGGTGGGCCGGTGCGGTGCTGCTGTGCCGCGGTGCGCTCGACCACGGATATCACCCGTTTCCCGGCCGTGACTACACGGTGATCGGCCGTTTAGGCTCACTGTCCGTGGAACAGCGACGTCTGGGCGAATCCGGTCTGGTGGTCAGTGCCGTCGGTCTCGGCTGCAACAATCTCGGCAGGCCGGGCACGGCGACCGAATCCCTCGCAGGTGCCCGAGCGGTGGTGGATCGGGCGCTGGAGTCGGGGATCACCTTCTTCGATGCGGCCGACGTGTACGGGGCTCCGCGTGGGCGCAGTGAGGAACTGCTCGGGCAGGCACTGTCCGGCAAACGTGAGCACGCCGTGATCGCCACGAAGTTCGGCATGGACATGCAGGGCGCCAACGGCCCCGACTTCGCCGCCCGCGGCTCCCGCCGCTACGTGCGCCGTGCCGTCGAGTCCTCGCTACGACGTCTGGGCACCGACTGGATCGATCTGTACCAGCTCCACCGCCCGGACCCCATGACTCCGCTGGAAGAGACCCTGTCGGTGCTCAACGATCTCGTACGCGAGGGCAAGATCCGCTACGTCGGGCACTGCAACCTGGCCGGATGGCAGACCGCCGACGCGGCGTGGACGGCCACCTCGGCCGGGCTGACCACCCCGGTCTCCGCGCAGAACCACTACTCCCTGCTGGAACGGGAAGCCGAGCGGGAGGTGATCCCCGCGTGCACCCGGTTCGGCGTCGGGATCATCCCGTACTTCCCGCTGGCCAACGGCTTACTGACCGGCAAGTACCGGAAGGGGCAGGAGCCACCGTCGGGCAGCAGGCTTTCGGGGCGTGACCGGTTGCTCGCCGACGCGCCGTGGGACCGCATCGAGCACCTGCGGGCGTTCGCGGACAAGCGCGGGCTGTCGATGATCGCGGTGGCGATCGGCTGGTTGGCGGCACAGCCCTCCGTCGGGTCGGTGATCACCGGTGCGACCTCGCCGGAACAGGTGGAGTCGAACGCACGTGCCGGGCAGTGGCGCCCGTCGGCGGCCGATCTCGACGAGATCGACATGATCTGCCCCCCGACGCGGCGATGAGCGGGATCGAGCAATTTCTCGCGAAATTTCCCTCCCGGCCCGGCGCGATCGCAGGTCGCGTCACAGGTCGCCGACGTAGGGTACCCGGTGCTCCGCCTCCGTGGTCATCCAGCGACGAATCGCCAGCGTCGCACGGACATCGTCCTCGTTGTACTGCAGCAGACGCCGCCGCTGCGACTCGCTCGGCGCAGCCCCGTCCAGCCCCACCGCGTCGCGATACCAGCGCATCGAGTTCTCGCCGCCGGCCTCGGCATCACGCCAGGAAAAGCCCGCGTTCGGAGCGATCACCTTCAGTCCCCTACCGTTCGGACACAGAAATTGGTCACGCACCGTAGCGAACAGGTCCACCCATTCGTCGGAATCGATGAACTCGCGGACCTCGTCCACGGTGGGGATACCGGGCTTACCCGCGAATCTCTCCGCCGAGGCGAGCATCCAGCGATTTTCGGCGAGCTCGTTGTAGCAGTAGGCACGGAAGCTCAAACCACGGTCATGGGCGCGGTCACGCACCGCGGTGAACCAGGACCAGAACTCGGCGAACGAGCGGGCCTCGTCGTCGGAGGGCAACGGATCCCACGTGGCGAAGCTTCGGTACCCCTCGGCCTCGTCGAAACCGCTGTCCGTGGCGGTGTCCGTCCGGGACAACCAGCACCCCCACAGGTAGGCACCGGAGTCGGCATAGCTTTCCATGTCGACATCGATCTCGACATCCGCCCGGGGGACGTCGAGGTGCGGGACGCGGCGCACCAAGGACAGATCCCGCAGCCACGCCTTGGCCAGCAGCACCGCATCCGAAGTCCTGGTGGCGGCCAACGGCAGCGCTTCGGCCACGTCCGGCGTCACCTCCGCGAGTTCGTCCACGGTGGAAACACCGGCGCGGCGCAGCAACACGGCATCCTCCCCACGCACCACCAGGCTCACGTCCCTGGTCGCGTGCAGCTCCTGCGCACAAACCGGCCACCACGGGCAGCCCTTGCAATCCGAGATCCGGGAAGGCCGCGCGAGCGGTTCGGCTTCCGATGCCGCCGCACCGGCCACGGCAAGGCGATCGGCGAAACGCTCGTCGTACTCGGACAGCACACTGCGCCCACCGGACCAGCTCGGTGCTTGCAGGTCATGCCAGAGCACCACATCGGCGTCCGCGCCGATGACCCCGCCGACCACCCGACCGGAGGCGCTCATGCCGCATGCCTGCAACAGCCGCACGCTGTGCGCCAATCGGAGCTGGTCACGAGACTGTGCGCGCCCCTTGCGCAGCGGATCCACCCGCGCCGATTCCGGCAACGGATCCGTCAGCGGTGACGTCCGCGCTCCGCGACCGGGGTCCGTCACCTTGTGGCGCACCACGAGGAGCGGCACGTAGCCGTCGGCACTTCGGACGAGCACGTCGACCGCACCACGGCGGCCACCCGTGGTATCGCAGGGCAACTGGGCTCCCGAGATGTAGGGCGCCGCGGCGCGCATGGCCGCCAGCGTCGCGCGCTCACGGCTGTGCACGCTCGCGTCCCGGGGAATCTCCGTCCAGTCCGACCCCAGCAGCCGACCGAGCTTGTCCGCGAGGGCACGGCGGTGTTCGGCAGCGTCGGCGATGCGCTGCTCGACCCCGGGGTCCGGCGGGGCCTTCGGCACCGCACGCACCGTCGGCTCGTGCTCGAGATGCACGCGTCGACGGCAACGCGTCACCACACCCCCGTCCAGCAGCACCTCGGAACCCACACTGGCAGGGTATGTCCTCGGTTCGGCTCCCGCGCCGGTCACCCCGGTCACCACCGCCTCACGTGCGGCCAATGTCACACGGATTGTTCCTGCCCGTGGTCGCTGTTGTCGTGCCGATCGGCGTAACGCTCTAGACTGATCACACGAGAGCCCAAGCACGTGGCCCGAATAGCCTGCCGGAGGTGTTCGCTGCGATGGCACGTTCCGTGAAGAAGCAAGCGGGCAAGCAGGACCCCGCCACACCCCAGCCCACCTCGTCACGCGAGCACCGCAAGGACGTGAAGAAGACGGCCAAGGCCGAACAGAAGGCGGCAAAGACGCGGGCAAGCACCGAGCAGAAGTCGGCAAAGGCCACGGCGAAGGCCGCGAAGAAAACGGCGAAAGCCCAGAAGAAGGGCGAGTACGGCCGTATCACACCGGGAAACACGAAAAAGATTCTCGGGATACTCAAGATCGCAGGACCGGCCATCGCCCCCTTCGCGGCGAAGGCCGCCTTCACCGCACGGGACGGCTACGATCGGATGCGAGCTCGCCGGATCGGCATCCCCGTCGAGGATCTGGGACGTTTTTCGGGCAGGGGCGCCGCCCTGCACGCGCGCATCGCCGGGGACGCCGATGCACTGCACGATCTGCGGATGAAAGCAGGCGGGCAGGGCGGCAACGGTGATTCCGCGGCCCGGCAGGTGGGCGTCGAACAGTTCACCGACCGTGCCGAGCAACGACTCAGCCAGCTCACCAGCGCAGTCCGTGCCGCGGAACGGATGCCGGGCAACCGCCGCAGGGCCGCCCACCGCGCGGTGGCAGGCGAACTCGACCGTATCGAGGCTGACCTCCTGCACCGTCTCGAGCTGTAGCAACACGCTCGCTCACCGGCACGGCGCAACCACACGCTCCTGCCCGTGGTGGGATTGCGGGAAAGGCCGAAAACCCCACCACGGGCCAATCGAACACGCCTCAGTTCCGCCCGGAGAGACTCGAGTCACTCTCGACACCGCCGGACCGATCGGTGACCTCGCCGTTGTCCCCGTTCTCCGAGGTACCGCCGTCCTCCGAGGTACCGCCGTCCTCCGAGGTGTTCGAGGTATCCGAGGTATCGCCGCCCTCCTCGGTGCTCTCCGCCTGGGAGATGTCCAGCTGGAACTCACCGGCGTGCTCCTCGGTGCCCTGCACCACGGCCGCCTCGAGAACCTCGGCGCCCTTGTTCACACGCAGGGTGATCGGGTCGTTGCGCAGGTCCTTCATCATCGCGAAGCACATCAGGACCATCACGACGGTGAACGGCAGCGCGCCGATGAACGTGAGGTTCTGGATACCCGTCAGGGCTTCGTCCCCGCCGCCTCCGATCACGAGCATGATCGCGGCGACCGCACCGGTGGCGGCACCCCAGAAGATGACGACCGGCCGACTCGGTTCGATGGAGCCACGCTGGGACAGGGTGCCCATGACGACCGACCCCGCGTCGGCGCCGGAGACGAAGAAGATCGCCACCAGGATCATCACCAGAACGGAAGTGATCATGGTCAGCGGAAGTTCGGCGAGCATGTCGAACGTCTGAGCCTGCGGGTTTCCCTCGCCGAAGACATCGATCCCGTTGCGCTGCAGGCCGATCGCCGCGCCGCCGAAGATGGCGAACCAGATCAGGCTGACCACGCTCGGCACCAGCAGCACACCGCCGACGAATTGGCGGATCGTCCGGCCCCTGCTGATGCGAGCGATGAACATCCCGACGAACGGCGTCCAGGAGATCCACCACGCCCAGTAGAAGATGGTCCAGCCCTGCAGCCACTCGTTCATCTCCTCGCCACCGGTGGCACCGGAGCGCGAGGCCATGATCCCGAAATGGCTGAGGTAGCTGCCGACCGAGGTGGGGATCAGGTTCAGCATGAACACGGTCGGGCCGACCAGGAACACGAACAGCGCCAGTAGCGCGGCCAGCACCATGTTGATGTTCGACAGGTACTGGATGCCCCGAGCGATACCGGATACGGCCGAAGCGATGAAGCAGATCGTCAGTACGACGATGATCAGGACCAGGATGATCGTGCCTGCACCGCTGATCCAGCCGGCCTCTCGCATGCCGGTGCGGATCTGCAGAGTACCGATGCCCAGGGAGGCCGCCGATCCGAACAACGTGGCGAACAGGGCGAGGATGTCGATCAGCTTACCGATCGGGCCCTCGGCGTTGCGCTTGCCGATCAGCGGGATGAACACCGCGCTGATGAGCTGCTTGCGACCCTTGCGGAAGGCGTTGTAGGCGATCGCCAGACCGGCCACCGCGTAGATCGCCCACGGGTGCAGCGTCCAGTGGAACAGCGAGGTCGCCATCGCGGTACGAACGGCCTGATCCGTCGCGTTGGGTGCGACGACAGGATCACCATCGGGACCGGGGACCGTGGGCACCGACCCCGGTGGGGGCTCCACGAAGTGCGAGAGCGGTTCGCTCACACCGAAGAACATGAGACCGATACCCATGCCGGCACTGAACATCATCGCGATCCAGGAAACCGTCCGAAACTCCGGTTTCTCGTCATCGGCCCCCAGCGGAATTCGGCCGAACCGACTGAATGCCAGATACAGGGCAAACAGGACAAACCCCGTGGCGGACAGGACGAAAAACCAGCCCACATTCGTGATCAACCACGTCAGTGCACCCGACGCGAAGTTGCTCAGCGAATCCGTCGCGATCCCACCCCAGGCAACGAGGGCGAACATGATCGCCGCGACGGTCCCGAAGACCACCCAGTCGGTGGGCTGGCGTACTTCCGATTCCGGAGTGGCCTGGCTACCCGGATCGGGCACCGAGTCGTCTCCGCTTCTTTGCTCTTGCGAGGTATCTGTCGACACAGGTATCGGCGCCGACTGTCGCGACGCCCCCTCCTCTCCAGTCTTCGGTTACGGCAACCCCGATCGCCCTGCGGCAAGTATCACTCGCGCCACATTCATGCCGAGCGTTTCCGGATGCCTGCAACCCGTAAACCGTGACCCATTCGAAGGAGTACGGCAAACCTGCCTGTGCTCAGCGTGGTTGAATCAACACTCGGGCTCACTCCATGGGTAGACTCCGTTCTCGGCGGTTCCCGGCGCAGGGTTCCCGGCGCAGTGCCTTTCGCAGGCTCCGCGGCATCGCGCTCATCACCACCGCACAGCACTCCGGTCAACGCTCTCACGGGCAATGCATCGGCAGGAGCGAATTCCGAACATCAGAGCGAGAAATTCTCACATTGTGGGAGAGCTCGTCCTGTCGCCGAGCGGTCATCAACATTCGGTGAGCTGTTCCACCGAGCGCGTCCCGGCGAACCGAGTCGAGTCAGCAAGCCCCGGCAGCACGAGCGCCCCGCTCGGATCCACGCGACCCCGTGTCCGCACACGGTCGGTGCCACCGCGCCGTGCACTCCGTCCGCACCGATACACCGGTCCTCATCGGTACGGAGCCCACTGTGTGTGGACATCGCCCCGGCGCATCGAGCGCAACCGGCGTCGGAGCTCGCCGCGAAGCCGCGGATTGCTTCGCAAAATCGGCAGCACACTGACTGTGATCTTGAGCTCTCGCAAGTCACGCAATACCGCAAAGCCCGGCCAGTTGGTGATGTCGAAGCCATAGGCCTCGGTCAACTGCCGGTATGCCTCCGAGGAGTGCCCCAGCCGCAGGTATCCCACAGCCATCGGCGTCAGGTCCCATTCGGGCGGCCCCGCCGACAATGAATCCAGGTCACACAGCACCGGGCCGTCCGGTCCCGCGATGAGGTTGCCCAAATGCGCGTCCCCGTGCACCGCGCTGCGGGGCATGGGAAACGTGAGATCGGACAAGCGCCGCTCGACATCGTCGCAGCGCTGCTCCAGGAAATCGCGGTCCTGCGGATCGAGTTCCTCGGCGTCCCGAAGCCTGCGCCGGACATCGGACATCGGCTGCCACTCCGGCAGCGCGGGTGGCAGCGGCAACCGATGCACCTGCCGCAGGAGCATGCCCAGCTCCCGCCCGCTGGGGGTGCGCCCGGAATCATCGACCGCCTCCCACAGCGTCGCCAGATGGTCACCGGTCCGCACCGGCTGCTCGACATCGGGCAGCAGCCGAACAGCGGGCACACCTTGATCGGCCAACCACCGCGCCGCCTCGACGACGTTCTCGGCACGGTAAGCAAACGACGGTGCCAGCACGATACGGACGACCACCGGGTGTTCACGCAGCAGGAACACACCGTTGTTGACGAAGCGCAGCAGTCGGGCGCCACGGTGATCGAGCCCGACCGAGGCGCACACCTCGGCCAGCGCCTCGGCGAGTTTCGGCCGGGTGTAACGCCCGTCCTGCACGGGACTTGTTCGGGAAGTCATGTTCGTGGGTGCTCGCGGCGGTCCTACTAGATCTCGCGGGACTCGCGGAACCGGAGCACTTCCTCCGAAAAGTCGCGTGCCTCCGAGTTCGTCCGGTGCTTGCCCGCTTCCACCTGCAACGGATACAGCCTGTCCGGTACCCGGGCGGATTTGACGTTGGCGCCGAACTCCAGAGCCCGCCTGCCGACCTTGATGCCCTCCTGGACGTCACCGGCACGAATGTGGTTGGTGGCCTGCAGGCTCAACCCGAATACGTGCGTGCGCTGCATCTCGGCACCGTAGGCCTGGTTGCACTTGATCGTTTCCGCCACGGCCATCGGGGCGTAGCGCTCCGGGTGGAATTCCGCGAGGGCGTCGTGGGCCGAGCCCGCCATGCCGTGCAGGTCGTTCTCATCGAAAAACCGCACCCATTCCGGAGCCTCGGACATATCCGCCCGGGCGAATTCGTCCTTGGTCCGGCCGAGCATTTTCTGGACCTGGTCGGGCCTGTCGAGCATCCCGTATGCCCATCCCTCGTTGGCGCACATGACCGCCACCGTCAGGGCCGACCCCGAGTCCTGGGCCGCGATCTGACCGAGCTGGAACAGCTTCAGCGCCTCGTTGGGCTGGTGATAATGCAGATACACCCGTCCCATCCGGTACAGCACGCTGGCGGCCAGGCTGTCGTCGTCGGCCTGCTTGGCAAAGTCCAGCGCCTTTCCGAAATGGCCACGCGCGGGGTCCATCAGACCGGTATCGAAGGAAGTCCACCCGGCGAGGCTGTGCATATCGGCCAGCGAAACGAACAGCTTCTGCCGGACCTGATCGCTGGCGTCGGCGCCCAGTAATTGCTGTGCCCAGGAAAGCTGTGCGATCACCGCGTCCCGGCACGTGCCTCCGCCATAGCGGTAATCGAGGTCACGCAATGCCTTGGTCGCGGCCTGTATCTGCTGCACGTCGGCCATGCCGATGCGCGAGGGCGCGGGTGTCTGCACACTGCTGGGCAACCAACCGCCTTCCTCCGCTCCGAAGACGGACGCTCCCATAGCGACCGCCGCAGCATGGGACAGAAACTTCCGACGCTTCACCGTCTCGTCCTCCTCAGCCTGGGAGTCGCTCGGGGAATCCGCGACTCTCACTGCCGTCGCCCCGTCATAGGCGAGGCCCATGTACCCCCTCGGTACGCCGAGCCCGTCGGCGATGCGGGCCAACACGTCATAAGCCATGACCTGGCGGCCCTTGAGGATCTCCGAGACCTCGGACTGCGACTGACCCGTTGCCGCCGCGATCTGGCGCTGGGAAACACCGTTGCGACGCAGCAGCTTGTAAATGTCGCTGATGTTTCTGCTGGCCAGCGCGTCACGCATTTCCCGACCGTTCCAGATGTCGGGTGTAACGAGCGAGCCGCTCGAACCGATGGTGTTCATAAGGACCCCTTTACGCTTTTCGGGCGTCGATCGCAGAGTAAAACCCCGTCCGCAAGCCGGTGAAGCACCTATCAGCAGAGGTGATCGGCGGGGCATAACTCCACCGACCGCTCGTCGGCACGGTTTGTCCGGTCGTCGCGTTCTCTCTAGCCAGACCGGGAGCACGGATTCCAATCTAGTCATCGGCAAGCAACCGAGCACGGAGAGGAATCCGCACAGTGAACTCCTTCGAGCAGGCGTACGGCGAGACCGACGCGAAAACCGGATTCCACCCGGTTCCTCGCACGGTCGAGCTCTCGACCGTTCCCGCCCGGAGGCGCCGCTGGTGGCGGATCAACCGCCGAGACGTGCGGACCACGTACCGGCTCTCCTCGCCGTGCTGCTCAACCGGGACAGGGTGGTTCTCGCCGGGCCGCCCGGTAAAGCCGTGGTGCCGCCGGATCGCACAGCCGACCGGTTTGTTTCGGCGCCACGGCACGCCGATGATCAGGCGAGAAAGTGACGGTAACGCAAAGATGGACGAGATATTGGGGCAGGTGCTGCGCAGCGCGGTATGGGAGCGGCTCGATGTTCTGACCGAGCTCGCGGATCGCGCGGACGCCCCGTCCCTCCTCTCCGTAGCGCGCTCCGAGCTGCCTCGGCTCACCGATGGATGGCGAGCGCTGCTGACCGCTCACGAGCCCGACGACCGGGGCCACTGCCCGGAGTGCTCGACACGCTGGCGCCAGCAGAAAGCACCGTGTTCGGTGTGGCGTTCGGCCTACGAGCATCTGGTGGCCGGTGGCCTCGCCCCCCGTCCCGCACGACACCTGCGCCCGGCGCATGCGCTGCGCCCGGCGACGCCGGTGTCGTAAAGCGGCGGCCTCGGTTCCGGACCGCACATCCCCGACCCGGAATCAGACCGAGGAACCGCCCGGTGACCGGCGATCGGCATGCCGTGACCCCCGACCGCGGCAAGGCCCATCGCCGGTCACCCCCGACCGGTGATCCGCCGGAGATACGTTCGACCGGCAAGCCCGGAACAATTCCACAGTGAGCGTTCTCGACGGGATGGCTCTGCTTTCCGCTGCCGTCGCGGTGTGGCCGTCGTGACCGCGATCTCCAGACTTCCGCGGGCCGGTGCTGACGTTACTCCCCTCCCCCGACCGGTATCGGCCTGCGGATTCCACCTCTCCGATGTCCGTTTTCCCCGAGCCGAGTGGACATCGGAGGTTGGACGGCCCCGAGTGCCCGTTTCCCCGGGCGGGCACTCGGGGTCCTTGTACCGGCGTTGTGCGTTTCCCGCACGAAATCGCACAACGCAGCAGGCCGCACGAGCCACTACTTTCGGCGGAGACGAGCACGGGCGGCGAATTCCTCGTCCAGTCGCATCCCGCCGATTCGATCCCCGCCGATTTGCTCCGCTGAGGAGCAGAGACGAGTGTACTGGGCGGGAACCATCATCCACGGTTGCCTGCGTCCCAGCAGCGGGGAATACACCGGCACGAACCCCTGATCGATGAGTGAGACGGCGAAGTCGACCGCGACGTGCCCACGCTGATCGAGCGTCCCCGTGCCCTGCCAGGGCAGCAACCCCGAACCACCGAGGTAGGTGAAACCGCACTTGCCCGGGGCCGCCGCGTTGACCGTGAGCCGAACACGGTCGGGAAACAGGTCGTCATAACCGAGTGCCTCGTCGGTGCGCAACGTGGCCAGATAGCGAATCACGTTGTGCCAAGCTCGGCGTAGCACCGCCGTCCTCGCCTGCCGGACCTCGAGCGAGACACCACCGTCGGTGAGGTTGTAGATATCGGCGTAGACCAGGCGCGACCACGCGAGTCGATCCACGGTGCCGGGTGCGGGAACGGGCACCGAGTACACCATGGACATCAATATCTCCCGGAACATGCCGAGTGATCGCGCGAGCAACGCGGCGTTCGGACCGCTCACTGCGCACGCGAATTCGGTAACGGCGTCCAGGGTGCGCAGTGGTTTGTCGGTGATGTCGAAATGACGCAGCGCGGTGTTGAGCAGGTGGCGATGCCGCATGAACAGCGCCGTGCGCTCCCTCTCCAGGCCCGCACCTCGCCGTTGCCCGGCCACCGCGTCGATCTCGGTGATCGACGTGCATCCGTCCATACCGGCGAGTTCCAGATACTGGCGAAGTTTTCCGCAGTAGGCACCGGTGGCCGAAGCCGGTCGAGGCCGGAAGTGGCGTCCGTCGGTGAGGATGTTGAAGTGCAACCCCGGTGGGTACACCCACCGCACCGCGCTCTGGAGTTCCCGGAGCCGGACCAGCGCGCCGAGCTCGGCGAGGTCCGGCAGCGGGCCGAAGGCCTTCAGCCGGCTGAGGGACTGTTTGATGGGGAAACCGAGCAGCACCACCTCGATCGGGCTGCCTCGCTCCAGAAACGGGGCAGCATCACGGTGCATGTCCGTCACCCGGTAATTCGACCGGGATCCCTTCAGGAACTGCTTGCGCGTGAACAGGTGGTGCAGTTGTCGCACCGTACGGTCTCGTTCTTCGACGTCGGCCGGAATCCCGGATTCGGCCGGTGACTCGGAACCGGACGTGAATTTCGTGCGCGCCCGCCGTGCCGCGCGCTCGGCCGAGCGATCGGTGTCGGCCACCAGAGCATCCACGATGGCCAGCGATTCGTCCGCCGTCAGGTGAACCGCCCACCGCTGGGCCGAGCGATTGCTGCGAAGGGCGGGAACCTGTACCTCTTCCAAGGAGTGCGCATGGGACAGCGTGGCCGTGCGGTGTTCCGAGGCCGCCGTCCCGGCACGTGGCCGGGGCGAGGTTTCGAAGGTGGCGATCACCGGCGCTGCGTCGGCGGCCGACTGATCCGACCTGCGCGCGGTCGCCATCCCGGGGATCTCCACCGCGACGGCCAGCGCTCCGGAAAATTCCTCGGTCATCGCGAGGCGGTGGGCGGGTCTGTCGTCGAACACGGCGACGAGGTCGATGTCGTCGAGTGTGCGGAGCAGCTGCGCCTTCAGTTCCGAGCTCGACCGGGAATGGTCGTCGGGCATGCACAGCAGCTCGGCATCCGGTACACCGGCCGTGTCCAGCACCTCCCGGGTGTATCCGCGAACATGCCCGCGACGACCGGTGCAGAAAACGACCCGGCCACCGGCATCGTGCACATCCCACACGAACCGTGCGAGGCCCGCGTTGACGGTGTCGGTCCGCAACTGCTCCCCCGGCTGTGCGAAAGCCCGGAAGAACTCGGTGTGGACCCGTCGCCAGTTCACCGCCGGGTACTTCGCGGCCAGTCCGCTGATCTCGACGAAGTTGCACCAGGCCGAACGCACATAGGCCGGGAGCACGGACAGCGATGTCGGCTGTGCCAATTCCTCGATCCCGTTCGGCGCGCCCGCACGAGGACCGGAGACCGCCCGTGCGGCATCGAGAGTGCGCTGCAGCGGGACGATCCCGCACAGGTCCAGGTCGATGACCACGGTG
This Haloactinomyces albus DNA region includes the following protein-coding sequences:
- a CDS encoding phosphotransferase family protein, translated to MTSRTSPVQDGRYTRPKLAEALAEVCASVGLDHRGARLLRFVNNGVFLLREHPVVVRIVLAPSFAYRAENVVEAARWLADQGVPAVRLLPDVEQPVRTGDHLATLWEAVDDSGRTPSGRELGMLLRQVHRLPLPPALPEWQPMSDVRRRLRDAEELDPQDRDFLEQRCDDVERRLSDLTFPMPRSAVHGDAHLGNLIAGPDGPVLCDLDSLSAGPPEWDLTPMAVGYLRLGHSSEAYRQLTEAYGFDITNWPGFAVLRDLRELKITVSVLPILRSNPRLRGELRRRLRSMRRGDVHTQWAPYR
- a CDS encoding helix-turn-helix transcriptional regulator; this translates as MNTIGSSGSLVTPDIWNGREMRDALASRNISDIYKLLRRNGVSQRQIAAATGQSQSEVSEILKGRQVMAYDVLARIADGLGVPRGYMGLAYDGATAVRVADSPSDSQAEEDETVKRRKFLSHAAAVAMGASVFGAEEGGWLPSSVQTPAPSRIGMADVQQIQAATKALRDLDYRYGGGTCRDAVIAQLSWAQQLLGADASDQVRQKLFVSLADMHSLAGWTSFDTGLMDPARGHFGKALDFAKQADDDSLAASVLYRMGRVYLHYHQPNEALKLFQLGQIAAQDSGSALTVAVMCANEGWAYGMLDRPDQVQKMLGRTKDEFARADMSEAPEWVRFFDENDLHGMAGSAHDALAEFHPERYAPMAVAETIKCNQAYGAEMQRTHVFGLSLQATNHIRAGDVQEGIKVGRRALEFGANVKSARVPDRLYPLQVEAGKHRTNSEARDFSEEVLRFRESREI
- a CDS encoding L-tyrosine/L-tryptophan isonitrile synthase family protein, which produces MGKYENSSVRSSRYNGFRSGSPVVPAGTNPLGLDVGNALLRNGDYGLRLIRHSGRVFLSGDGTGTGIPLGSEPTWSDLYRMLIRLRRTRRSYDQGWLDHLARSLQGRLPGTAAIEVTSTGVMDTGVVGTGTETHGGTWRVPSDEWSRFAAAVETDSLLRMHCATRFAPATPPESRTHSPPAPPHPGYPGGTIAVGLPDLINPVPGLARGLLHQVLRNRFEHREDELAYFLEHFIRPPLRAFRLALDNHHIGLLALHGHGIGFELSPELQATGRIVVTEHARVRQAGRLGAAEVREGVRALADTLDTLSAGFRSSPDGSLSAGSTPAGSTPAGRTPGGDYSEAAVRAGVNRVIAEELRHLEAHTADVLSGEHPLQCFVHTVPTEQDEILKRVLHTVQERTRLRRWEPQRPKPTVVIDLDLCGIVPLQRTLDAARAVSGPRAGAPNGIEELAQPTSLSVLPAYVRSAWCNFVEISGLAAKYPAVNWRRVHTEFFRAFAQPGEQLRTDTVNAGLARFVWDVHDAGGRVVFCTGRRGHVRGYTREVLDTAGVPDAELLCMPDDHSRSSSELKAQLLRTLDDIDLVAVFDDRPAHRLAMTEEFSGALAVAVEIPGMATARRSDQSAADAAPVIATFETSPRPRAGTAASEHRTATLSHAHSLEEVQVPALRSNRSAQRWAVHLTADESLAIVDALVADTDRSAERAARRARTKFTSGSESPAESGIPADVEERDRTVRQLHHLFTRKQFLKGSRSNYRVTDMHRDAAPFLERGSPIEVVLLGFPIKQSLSRLKAFGPLPDLAELGALVRLRELQSAVRWVYPPGLHFNILTDGRHFRPRPASATGAYCGKLRQYLELAGMDGCTSITEIDAVAGQRRGAGLERERTALFMRHRHLLNTALRHFDITDKPLRTLDAVTEFACAVSGPNAALLARSLGMFREILMSMVYSVPVPAPGTVDRLAWSRLVYADIYNLTDGGVSLEVRQARTAVLRRAWHNVIRYLATLRTDEALGYDDLFPDRVRLTVNAAAPGKCGFTYLGGSGLLPWQGTGTLDQRGHVAVDFAVSLIDQGFVPVYSPLLGRRQPWMMVPAQYTRLCSSAEQIGGDRIGGMRLDEEFAARARLRRK